One genomic segment of Bacillota bacterium includes these proteins:
- the aroQ gene encoding type II 3-dehydroquinate dehydratase, with protein sequence MNESPRILVLHGPNLGILGRREPAIYGHTTLAQLDKMIADRAAALGLTCDCRQHDGEGELIRAINHADDEGYTGIVINPAAYTHYSIALADSISACPLPVIEVHLSNIFARESFRRRSVTAAGARAIIAGLGPISYELAVEALSRLLKRGED encoded by the coding sequence ATGAATGAATCCCCGCGCATCCTGGTCTTGCACGGCCCGAACCTCGGCATCCTCGGGCGGCGGGAACCGGCCATCTACGGCCACACGACCTTGGCCCAGCTCGACAAGATGATCGCCGACCGCGCGGCGGCCCTCGGTCTGACCTGCGATTGCCGCCAGCACGACGGGGAAGGCGAGCTCATCAGGGCCATCAACCATGCGGACGACGAAGGCTACACCGGCATCGTCATCAACCCGGCGGCCTACACGCACTACTCGATCGCCCTTGCCGATTCCATCAGCGCTTGCCCTTTGCCAGTGATCGAGGTACACTTGAGCAACATCTTCGCTCGCGAGTCATTCCGTCGTCGATCGGTGACCGCTGCCGGTGCCCGGGCGATCATCGCCGGCCTGGGACCGATCTCATACGAACTGGCCGTCGAGGCCCTGTCTCGGCTGCTGAAACGCGGCGAAGACTGA